In Cytobacillus oceanisediminis, the following proteins share a genomic window:
- a CDS encoding organic hydroperoxide resistance protein, with amino-acid sequence MMKIEKKLYTATVNVQGGRDGKAVSDDNNLNVDLRYPKELGGDGAGTNPEQLFAAGFAACFQGAMGTVLRKRNIKTDGINIASQVTLGKDANDGYVLAITMDITVKGVETSVAEEVVAEAHKVCPYAKATQGNIEVTSNVVG; translated from the coding sequence ATGATGAAAATAGAAAAGAAATTATACACGGCTACTGTAAATGTTCAAGGCGGAAGAGATGGAAAAGCGGTATCTGACGATAACAATCTGAATGTAGACTTGAGATATCCAAAGGAATTAGGCGGGGACGGAGCTGGAACCAATCCGGAGCAGCTGTTCGCTGCAGGGTTTGCCGCATGCTTCCAGGGAGCGATGGGCACTGTCCTTAGGAAAAGGAACATTAAAACAGACGGTATAAATATTGCTTCACAAGTTACGCTTGGCAAGGATGCGAACGATGGATATGTGCTGGCCATTACAATGGATATCACTGTAAAGGGCGTTGAAACAAGCGTGGCAGAAGAAGTCGTTGCGGAAGCTCATAAGGTTTGTCCTTATGCCAAAGCAACTCAAGGTAATATCGAAGTAACCTCCAACGTTGTTGGTTAA
- a CDS encoding carboxymuconolactone decarboxylase family protein encodes MEQRIDYYNLAPEAMKIMMEMEKYTKTTGLDRKLRELIKIRASQINGCAYCINMHTADARKMGETEQRLYCISAWRECTFYTEAEKAALELTEHITLIPAKRVPDELYHRVREHYDEKQYIDLVLIINQINSWNRISIAMGNVATEK; translated from the coding sequence TTGGAACAACGAATTGATTATTACAATTTAGCACCAGAGGCAATGAAAATAATGATGGAAATGGAGAAGTATACGAAAACGACAGGTTTAGACCGTAAACTTCGTGAACTTATAAAAATTCGGGCTTCACAAATAAATGGCTGTGCCTATTGCATTAACATGCATACAGCGGATGCGAGAAAAATGGGAGAAACGGAACAGCGTTTATATTGCATTAGTGCATGGAGAGAGTGCACATTTTACACTGAAGCAGAAAAAGCAGCTCTTGAATTAACAGAGCACATAACTTTAATCCCGGCGAAACGAGTGCCAGATGAGCTTTATCATCGAGTACGTGAACATTATGATGAGAAACAATATATTGACCTTGTTCTAATCATCAATCAAATCAACAGCTGGAATAGAATTTCAATTGCAATGGGGAATGTAGCAACTGAAAAATAA
- a CDS encoding Rrf2 family transcriptional regulator, translated as MQYSIGVEYALHCLVYLIDNTEDSSIGIKELSTFQGISETYLSKIFSKLSKNGIVSSVPGVKGGYKLAKSPEEISFWDVIEAVEGPKPIFQCKNIKDNGYLYRENICSSGTSSCTINLVMLSAEEKMRDFLRSKTLSWLNEELDRVLPNQVRENTRKYFSKNSL; from the coding sequence ATGCAGTATAGTATTGGGGTTGAATACGCACTTCACTGCCTTGTATATTTAATTGATAATACAGAGGATTCTTCCATTGGCATAAAGGAACTCTCCACTTTCCAAGGGATTTCCGAAACGTATCTTTCAAAGATTTTCAGTAAATTATCAAAGAACGGTATTGTTAGCTCAGTTCCTGGAGTTAAGGGCGGTTATAAACTTGCTAAATCTCCAGAAGAAATATCTTTTTGGGATGTAATTGAAGCAGTTGAAGGTCCCAAGCCGATTTTTCAATGCAAAAACATTAAAGATAATGGTTATTTGTATAGAGAAAATATCTGCTCTTCGGGTACCTCCTCTTGTACCATCAATTTAGTTATGCTCTCAGCAGAAGAAAAAATGCGTGATTTCCTCCGCAGTAAAACACTTTCATGGCTAAATGAAGAGCTTGATCGTGTCTTGCCAAATCAAGTACGTGAAAATACCCGGAAATATTTTTCCAAGAACAGCCTATAA
- a CDS encoding branched-chain amino acid ABC transporter permease codes for MLLFPFVNDSRSTLILLTQIFIFAIFAMSFDILLGYTGIVSFGHCMFFGIGAYSTALIFNKLDATLPNFLIGLVIGIILSALVSYIIGLLSLRLKSHFYAMLTLAVSQLFLVLAEKWRGLTHGGDGFTFSVPDIFKDRTSFYYITLISVAVVFILLKLFTESSTGKVLKAISQNEYRAEALGYQTLHYKLIASVTAGVAASLSGALYAVSLRFINTNVFSIEVTLDALLMTMIGGMGTLAGAIAGAGIIEFLRHYLSELAMTFPIFERWTIILGFLYIVVLLGFPSGLAGVIKKFTLKKGRREKKKREMERAA; via the coding sequence ATGCTTCTGTTTCCCTTTGTTAACGACTCCCGAAGCACACTGATTTTACTTACTCAAATCTTCATTTTTGCCATATTTGCGATGAGCTTTGATATTCTGTTAGGGTATACCGGCATTGTTTCCTTTGGTCATTGCATGTTCTTTGGAATCGGCGCGTACAGCACGGCTCTCATTTTTAATAAGCTGGATGCAACTCTGCCAAACTTTTTAATTGGATTGGTTATAGGCATCATCCTATCCGCTTTGGTTAGCTATATCATTGGTTTATTATCACTAAGGCTCAAAAGCCACTTTTATGCGATGCTGACACTGGCAGTATCACAGCTCTTTCTTGTATTGGCAGAGAAATGGAGGGGACTGACGCATGGCGGAGACGGTTTTACCTTCAGTGTGCCTGACATATTCAAAGACCGTACTTCTTTCTATTACATTACACTCATTAGTGTAGCCGTTGTTTTCATCCTGCTGAAGCTTTTTACAGAATCGTCCACTGGCAAGGTGCTAAAAGCCATTTCCCAGAATGAATATCGTGCAGAAGCACTGGGGTATCAAACACTTCATTACAAACTGATTGCCAGCGTGACGGCTGGAGTGGCAGCTTCCTTAAGCGGCGCACTTTATGCAGTGTCACTACGGTTCATTAATACCAATGTCTTTTCTATTGAAGTTACCCTTGATGCTCTCTTAATGACGATGATCGGGGGAATGGGAACCCTGGCTGGTGCCATAGCAGGAGCGGGGATCATCGAATTTTTAAGACATTATCTTTCTGAGCTTGCGATGACTTTCCCCATCTTTGAACGATGGACGATTATCCTCGGATTCTTATATATAGTGGTGCTTCTTGGGTTCCCTTCCGGTTTAGCAGGAGTTATTAAAAAGTTCACGTTGAAAAAGGGGAGGAGGGAGAAGAAGAAAAGGGAAATGGAGAGGGCTGCATAG
- a CDS encoding branched-chain amino acid ABC transporter permease, whose product MEVFINLLVNGVSTGLLIFLLAAGLTLIFGLMSVLNFAHGGLFVWGAFSGAWIFKETNSFLLAIAGAVAVGMVLGWVLERFLIRPVYGNHVRQLLITLGGMLVLSESIKIFWGPNPIRVNLPGWLEGSYQFDGIIIIKYRVFVIVVGLLLYLALWLLLSRTQIGLMIRAGVLDKEMVQALGINVKGLFTFVFLLGAGLAALGGALLAPYSGVVFAEMGMQYAILAFIVVIIGGMGSLQGSALASLIVGVSGAFMAYYMPDLSLALNMLLLAIVLLVKPTGLLGEKGSAV is encoded by the coding sequence ATGGAAGTCTTTATTAATTTATTGGTCAATGGGGTTTCAACAGGGCTGCTGATATTCCTTCTGGCTGCCGGACTTACCTTAATCTTTGGACTGATGAGTGTATTGAACTTTGCCCATGGAGGATTATTCGTCTGGGGCGCTTTCTCAGGAGCGTGGATCTTTAAAGAAACAAACAGTTTTCTATTAGCGATAGCGGGTGCAGTTGCAGTCGGAATGGTCTTGGGATGGGTATTGGAAAGATTCCTGATCCGTCCTGTCTATGGGAATCATGTCCGGCAGCTGCTGATTACATTAGGCGGGATGCTGGTATTATCTGAAAGCATCAAAATTTTCTGGGGACCGAATCCTATACGGGTAAACCTTCCGGGATGGCTTGAAGGGAGCTATCAGTTTGATGGAATCATCATCATTAAATACCGTGTTTTTGTAATCGTTGTTGGACTGCTGCTGTATCTGGCATTATGGCTTTTGCTCAGCCGTACGCAGATTGGACTTATGATCAGGGCTGGAGTGCTGGATAAGGAAATGGTTCAGGCGCTCGGAATCAATGTAAAAGGACTTTTTACATTCGTATTCCTGCTCGGTGCCGGATTGGCTGCTTTAGGCGGAGCGCTATTAGCGCCGTATTCTGGAGTCGTTTTTGCGGAAATGGGCATGCAGTATGCCATACTGGCTTTCATTGTGGTCATCATTGGCGGAATGGGCAGCCTGCAGGGATCGGCACTGGCTTCCCTGATCGTAGGAGTATCGGGAGCGTTTATGGCTTATTATATGCCTGATTTGTCACTGGCATTGAATATGCTCCTATTGGCTATCGTATTATTGGTGAAACCAACAGGGCTGCTGGGAGAAAAGGGGAGTGCTGTATGA
- a CDS encoding ABC transporter ATP-binding protein, giving the protein MSLLKLDNLETYLGQYHILQGVSMSVEEGSITVLFGRNGAGKTTTLRTIMGFNPSTTGSVHYHDQKISGIPTHLISRKGIGYVPENQGIFSALTVEETLNLAKAKSTGETEEKMEWMLELFPDLKKFWRKKSGLLSGGQKQMLAIARAYINGDGLLLIDEPSKGLSPIMVEKLMESIMKMKEKTTILLVEQNFLMASEIGDYFYIMDDGKIVHDGWMQDLKEDKETCQKYLGIA; this is encoded by the coding sequence GTGAGTCTATTAAAACTGGATAATCTGGAGACCTATTTGGGTCAATATCACATTCTTCAGGGTGTGTCCATGTCCGTGGAAGAGGGAAGCATCACCGTCCTGTTCGGGAGAAATGGAGCAGGCAAAACGACAACACTGCGCACCATCATGGGCTTTAACCCATCCACCACGGGTTCCGTGCATTATCACGATCAGAAGATCAGCGGAATCCCTACCCACCTGATCTCCAGAAAAGGAATCGGCTATGTGCCGGAAAATCAGGGAATATTCAGTGCACTGACTGTAGAAGAAACCCTGAATTTGGCCAAGGCCAAAAGCACAGGTGAGACGGAAGAAAAAATGGAGTGGATGCTGGAGCTTTTCCCGGATTTGAAGAAGTTCTGGCGCAAGAAAAGCGGTTTGCTTTCCGGTGGTCAAAAGCAGATGCTGGCGATTGCCAGGGCGTATATCAATGGAGATGGACTGCTTCTGATTGATGAGCCAAGCAAAGGATTATCGCCGATCATGGTTGAAAAGCTGATGGAATCGATCATGAAAATGAAGGAAAAAACGACGATTCTGCTAGTGGAGCAGAACTTCCTGATGGCAAGCGAGATCGGTGATTATTTTTACATTATGGATGACGGAAAAATAGTCCATGATGGCTGGATGCAGGATCTAAAAGAAGACAAGGAAACCTGCCAGAAATACTTGGGCATCGCGTAA
- a CDS encoding ABC transporter ATP-binding protein gives MENILETKSLSVSFGEHDVIKEVNLEIERGKLTSIIGPNGAGKTTLFNLLSGQIPPTMGEIYFKKDNITRLSVPLRARRGIGRSFQLTNIFPELTVLENIRLAIQSSSKDYYSIFPRLSFMNRQQDEAKAAMERCMLSGKEDVLAQDLAHGEKRKLELAMLLALKTELLLLDEPTAGISIEEIPAILEVIENIKKEGMYTIVLIEHKMEMVMHLSDTLVVLFNGELLASGNPKEIIKDQRVQTAYLGGLHRESIKTG, from the coding sequence TTGGAAAATATTCTGGAAACAAAAAGCCTATCTGTTTCTTTTGGAGAGCATGATGTCATAAAAGAAGTGAACCTGGAAATAGAGCGAGGCAAGCTGACTTCGATTATCGGTCCAAATGGGGCTGGCAAGACCACACTCTTTAACTTGCTGAGCGGCCAGATCCCACCGACAATGGGAGAGATTTATTTTAAGAAAGACAATATAACCAGGCTCTCTGTACCATTACGGGCGAGAAGGGGCATTGGCCGCTCCTTCCAGCTCACCAATATTTTTCCGGAACTGACGGTGCTCGAAAATATCAGACTGGCCATCCAATCATCAAGTAAAGATTACTACTCGATCTTTCCAAGGCTTTCTTTCATGAACCGCCAGCAGGATGAAGCAAAAGCGGCCATGGAGAGGTGCATGCTAAGCGGCAAGGAAGATGTGCTGGCACAGGATCTGGCGCATGGGGAAAAACGAAAACTGGAGCTGGCCATGCTGCTGGCTCTCAAAACGGAATTGCTTCTCCTTGATGAACCGACAGCAGGCATATCGATTGAAGAGATCCCTGCCATTCTGGAAGTGATAGAGAACATTAAGAAGGAAGGCATGTACACGATTGTATTAATCGAACACAAAATGGAGATGGTCATGCATCTGTCCGATACCCTTGTGGTGCTATTCAATGGAGAGCTTCTGGCCAGCGGCAATCCGAAGGAAATTATTAAGGATCAAAGAGTTCAGACGGCATATTTAGGAGGCTTGCATCGTGAGTCTATTAAAACTGGATAA
- a CDS encoding substrate-binding domain-containing protein, translating into MHGIKSVLRLFIVLTLLFITGCSGDTASSEEEAVKIGVLASLTGPLETYGKQTVAGFELGLDYATEGSNEVAGKKIEFIVEDTETKPDVAVRKATKLLEEDEVDFLVGSSSSGDTLAVLPLAEEYEKIMVVEPAVADSITGQNWNKYIFRTGRNSSQDAVAGAASIAEKDVKIATFAQDNAYGREGIAAFKEGAEKLGATIVNEQYADPNSTDFTANIQSIINEKPDYLYIVWAGSNAPWKQLKDMQLEEQGIKISTAAQDIASLKTMDSLVGMSGFSIYYHTLPDNEVNDWLVEEHKKKFDGEIPDLFTAGGMTAAISIVEALKKTEGDKDVDGLISTMENMEFETPKGTMKFRAEDHQALQSLYAVTLEEQEGVDHPVPVLIRELNMEETEPPIRNGN; encoded by the coding sequence GTGCATGGCATTAAGTCGGTATTAAGACTCTTCATCGTGCTCACTCTTTTATTCATAACCGGATGTTCCGGAGACACAGCGAGTTCAGAAGAAGAAGCGGTCAAAATTGGTGTGCTTGCTTCCTTAACCGGTCCGCTAGAGACCTACGGAAAGCAAACAGTTGCTGGATTTGAACTGGGGCTCGATTATGCAACCGAGGGGTCCAATGAAGTCGCAGGCAAAAAGATCGAGTTCATTGTGGAAGATACAGAAACAAAGCCAGATGTCGCGGTAAGAAAAGCGACAAAACTGCTGGAAGAGGATGAAGTGGATTTCTTAGTGGGGTCCTCAAGCTCTGGTGACACACTGGCAGTATTGCCGCTGGCTGAAGAATATGAAAAGATCATGGTGGTGGAGCCTGCGGTTGCTGATAGCATCACCGGTCAGAACTGGAACAAGTATATCTTCAGGACTGGAAGAAATTCGTCTCAGGATGCCGTTGCCGGTGCAGCTTCAATCGCTGAAAAAGATGTGAAAATCGCGACCTTCGCACAGGATAATGCCTATGGACGGGAAGGAATCGCTGCTTTTAAAGAAGGAGCGGAGAAGCTTGGTGCCACCATTGTGAATGAACAATATGCAGACCCAAATTCCACTGATTTCACAGCGAATATTCAAAGCATTATAAATGAAAAGCCGGATTACCTTTATATCGTCTGGGCAGGATCCAATGCCCCATGGAAACAGTTAAAAGATATGCAGCTGGAGGAGCAGGGAATTAAAATATCCACTGCGGCGCAGGACATAGCTTCCTTAAAGACGATGGATTCTTTGGTTGGCATGAGCGGTTTTTCCATTTACTATCATACCCTGCCGGATAATGAAGTAAATGACTGGCTGGTGGAAGAACATAAGAAAAAATTTGACGGTGAGATTCCTGACCTGTTTACTGCTGGCGGAATGACAGCTGCCATTTCCATTGTGGAGGCACTAAAGAAAACAGAGGGCGACAAAGATGTGGATGGTCTGATTAGCACAATGGAAAATATGGAATTTGAGACACCGAAAGGAACGATGAAATTCCGGGCTGAGGATCATCAGGCATTGCAGTCCCTATATGCAGTAACCCTGGAGGAACAGGAGGGTGTGGATCATCCGGTGCCGGTCCTGATCAGGGAATTGAATATGGAAGAAACCGAGCCGCCAATCAGAAATGGAAATTAA
- a CDS encoding 6-bladed beta-propeller: MGTGIGFAEASYSFQQAWGNETDSSNMFRTPVALAKDTSGNLYMADMGNHRIVKMDSSGKILGTFGSLGHSPGEFNMPFGIAIDREGNILVADTGNYRIQKFDSQFKFINSWGTKGEGNNQFGFPREIAIDQQNNYYITDEFNHRIQKYNSEGQYLLTIGSYGKGNGQMALPQGIAINNSGEVYVADTYNNRIQVFDQNGSFKRKIGGLEPGLGSYQFYHPRGINFEPSSGALYVADTYNNRIMKFDSSDRFLYTTGIFPNLVYPNQILPDQDGDLFITDTGNNRIEVYKEIGLSISYKMTIGLGRYGDKQYAGPYDVQSDSKGNVFVSDSFNHRILKYNASGSLVSKWGSMYGTGGPFGYGSYAGQFFVPRQIAVDRYDNVYVADSVNHRIQKFSNAGTFLTAYGSLGTLSGYFQFPSGVAVDSKGNIFVSDSENNRIQKFNSFFVYMKEWGRKGTGNGEFSQPMQLAIDSKDNVYAVDRINNRVQKFDNNGQFITKWGTNGGSGHLDPLENWGEEAGDLFLPTGIAIDEQDRVYVTDTSNNRMNVYDENGRFIEQFGTFSGEDGHFFSPQGLDIDSSGNIIVADGLLHKIQFFRKEN; encoded by the coding sequence ATGGGCACTGGCATCGGATTTGCAGAAGCTTCCTATAGCTTTCAGCAGGCATGGGGAAATGAAACTGATTCTTCCAATATGTTTCGGACTCCGGTTGCTTTAGCCAAAGATACCTCCGGTAATCTTTATATGGCAGATATGGGGAATCATCGCATAGTAAAAATGGATTCCTCCGGCAAAATCCTGGGGACATTTGGATCCCTTGGCCATTCACCGGGAGAATTCAATATGCCTTTTGGCATTGCCATTGATCGAGAAGGGAACATTCTGGTGGCTGATACAGGCAACTACCGAATTCAGAAGTTCGATTCTCAATTCAAGTTTATCAACAGCTGGGGAACTAAAGGAGAAGGGAATAATCAATTTGGCTTTCCAAGAGAAATTGCGATAGACCAGCAGAACAACTATTACATTACAGATGAATTTAACCATCGCATTCAAAAGTATAATTCCGAGGGGCAGTATCTCCTAACGATCGGTTCGTATGGAAAAGGCAATGGCCAGATGGCTCTCCCGCAAGGCATTGCCATAAACAATAGTGGTGAAGTTTATGTAGCCGATACGTACAACAATCGAATTCAAGTGTTCGATCAGAACGGCAGCTTCAAGCGAAAAATAGGCGGGCTTGAACCTGGATTAGGTTCTTATCAGTTTTACCATCCAAGGGGAATAAACTTTGAGCCTAGCTCTGGAGCATTGTATGTAGCGGACACCTATAACAACCGAATCATGAAATTTGACTCTTCTGACCGGTTTCTCTATACAACAGGAATTTTCCCCAATTTAGTGTATCCGAACCAGATCCTGCCAGATCAGGATGGAGATTTATTTATTACCGATACAGGCAATAACCGAATTGAAGTCTACAAGGAAATAGGATTGAGCATCTCGTATAAAATGACAATCGGATTAGGCCGGTATGGTGACAAACAATATGCAGGGCCTTACGATGTTCAAAGCGATTCAAAGGGAAATGTGTTTGTTTCAGATTCCTTTAATCATAGAATCCTGAAGTATAATGCAAGCGGAAGTCTGGTAAGCAAATGGGGAAGCATGTACGGGACAGGTGGACCTTTTGGCTACGGCAGTTATGCAGGTCAATTTTTTGTGCCGAGACAAATTGCGGTTGACCGGTATGACAATGTATATGTGGCAGACTCAGTGAATCACCGCATTCAAAAGTTCTCCAATGCAGGGACCTTTCTCACAGCCTATGGATCTTTAGGAACATTAAGCGGCTATTTCCAATTCCCAAGCGGGGTAGCAGTTGACAGCAAAGGCAATATCTTTGTGTCAGACTCTGAAAATAATCGGATCCAAAAGTTTAATTCCTTTTTCGTGTATATGAAAGAATGGGGCAGAAAAGGGACTGGCAATGGCGAATTCTCTCAGCCGATGCAGCTGGCGATCGATTCTAAAGACAATGTGTACGCAGTGGACCGGATCAACAATCGCGTTCAGAAATTCGATAATAATGGCCAATTTATTACCAAGTGGGGAACAAACGGCGGAAGCGGCCACCTGGATCCATTGGAAAATTGGGGCGAAGAAGCGGGTGATCTGTTCTTGCCTACAGGCATTGCCATTGATGAACAGGACCGTGTGTATGTGACGGATACTTCCAACAACCGCATGAATGTCTATGATGAAAATGGCAGATTCATAGAGCAGTTTGGAACTTTCAGCGGTGAAGACGGACATTTCTTTTCACCTCAGGGTCTTGATATAGACAGCAGCGGGAACATTATTGTCGCAGACGGACTGCTTCATAAAATACAGTTCTTTAGAAAAGAAAATTAA
- a CDS encoding 3-oxoacyl-ACP synthase yields MGIGIIATGVFFPPGIETAADLAVKTGIPEQVIIEKFGLVQKHVADDSLHASDLAIAAGRQAIEGIDPLSIDVVIYFGSPHKDYYVWSSAPKIQHELGAKNAYAFEIMNVSSCFPIALKVAKDMIASDQSIQNILLVGGCKESQIVDYENPRSRFMFNFADGGTAALVTRDCSQSEILKSAILTDGSFHDDVRTPAGGSKHFASRETVEKNLHYIDVKDPQSMKERLDPVSIANFDHVVREALHRSGYTPQDMKLLLPLHTKRSMFKELLQSLELPEEKAIYLNHHGHMSSLDPCIGLHFAQEQGLLNPGDLAVAVSAGTGYTWAATVVQWRGEKR; encoded by the coding sequence ATGGGAATTGGCATTATAGCAACAGGAGTATTTTTTCCTCCTGGAATCGAAACGGCAGCAGATCTGGCTGTAAAGACGGGCATACCTGAACAGGTGATTATCGAAAAGTTCGGTTTGGTCCAGAAGCATGTTGCAGATGATAGCCTGCATGCCTCCGACTTGGCCATTGCTGCAGGAAGGCAGGCGATCGAAGGGATTGACCCGCTGTCCATCGATGTCGTGATCTATTTTGGCAGTCCTCATAAGGATTATTATGTCTGGTCCAGTGCTCCGAAAATACAGCATGAATTAGGGGCGAAAAATGCCTATGCGTTTGAAATCATGAATGTCAGCTCCTGTTTTCCGATTGCCTTAAAGGTGGCAAAGGACATGATTGCTTCAGACCAGTCGATTCAAAACATCCTGCTTGTTGGGGGATGTAAAGAATCGCAGATCGTGGATTATGAGAATCCGCGGTCACGGTTCATGTTCAACTTTGCCGATGGAGGAACAGCTGCACTGGTCACCAGGGATTGCTCCCAGAGTGAAATACTGAAGAGTGCCATCCTGACAGACGGTTCCTTCCATGATGATGTCCGAACGCCTGCTGGAGGCTCAAAACATTTTGCCAGCCGCGAAACAGTAGAAAAAAACCTTCATTATATTGATGTGAAGGATCCGCAATCCATGAAAGAAAGACTCGATCCTGTATCGATTGCAAATTTTGATCATGTAGTTCGCGAAGCACTTCATAGAAGTGGTTATACTCCTCAAGATATGAAACTCCTATTGCCACTGCACACCAAACGTTCCATGTTCAAAGAACTCTTACAATCACTCGAACTTCCTGAAGAAAAAGCTATCTACTTAAATCACCATGGTCACATGTCTTCACTTGACCCATGCATAGGGCTGCATTTTGCACAGGAACAGGGACTTTTGAATCCTGGAGACTTAGCGGTAGCAGTCAGTGCGGGAACTGGGTATACGTGGGCTGCAACTGTAGTTCAATGGAGAGGAGAGAAAAGATGA
- a CDS encoding MaoC family dehydratase, whose translation MNSYSVGQQASCSKTITETDFVMFAGLSGDFNPVHIDGEYAKKTRFKKRIAHGLLTSSLLSQLLGVHLPGKGSIYVEQTIRFKAPVFIGDTITAKGTVQEIDSERRILTLLTECFNQDGTKVLTGMAKMMVPEDGGVI comes from the coding sequence GTGAACAGTTATAGTGTCGGCCAGCAGGCCTCCTGCAGCAAAACCATTACAGAAACAGATTTTGTGATGTTTGCAGGGTTGAGCGGCGATTTCAACCCGGTCCACATAGACGGGGAATACGCCAAAAAAACGAGATTTAAAAAGCGCATAGCCCATGGTCTCTTAACATCCAGTCTATTATCCCAGCTATTGGGTGTGCATCTGCCCGGAAAAGGATCCATTTATGTTGAACAGACCATCCGGTTTAAGGCGCCAGTTTTTATAGGCGATACGATTACCGCAAAAGGAACGGTTCAGGAGATTGACAGCGAAAGGCGAATACTGACACTGCTGACAGAGTGCTTTAATCAGGATGGAACAAAAGTTTTGACAGGCATGGCCAAGATGATGGTGCCTGAAGATGGAGGGGTAATCTGA
- a CDS encoding o-succinylbenzoate--CoA ligase — protein sequence MKGIAYWIQKWAYTHPDRTAVITDNEKVSYRQLDKMIDSAAVKIYEKLQGRKGERIAILSHNRIEYIVLLFAIAKAECVAVPLNIRLSAKELVFQLNDSGSKLIFAEKENAEFASSLVEQSELQSFEFMEDLWEVTQTSFTNENPIDEEAPYIICYTSGTTGKPKGAVLTQSNMFWNAVNNKLAIDLTSEDRCIVLLPLFHIGGIGLFAFPSLFSGGTIVIPGKFEPEKALVLIEKHMVSIVMGVPTIHQALLTSPSFKTADLSTVRWFYNGGAPCPRELIDAYFDKGFLFGQGFGMTETSPTLFMLTKEDAPRKRGSIGKPVLFSEYKLIDSEGEAAPKGEVGELAVRGPNIMKEYWNRPDATEDALKDGWLLTGDLAKTDEEGFLFIVGRKKEMIISGGENIYPLEVEQVISQLRDVAEVAVVGNADPLWGEVPEAFIVKENGSALTEDDVVQHCHGNLAKYKIPKKVTFLNELPKNATGKIQKTQLLVRG from the coding sequence ATGAAAGGGATTGCCTATTGGATTCAGAAATGGGCATATACACATCCAGATCGAACAGCAGTCATAACAGATAACGAAAAGGTGTCCTACAGGCAGCTGGATAAAATGATCGATTCAGCTGCTGTGAAAATTTATGAAAAGCTGCAGGGAAGAAAAGGAGAACGCATCGCCATTCTGTCGCACAACCGGATTGAATACATAGTCCTTCTATTTGCCATTGCAAAGGCAGAATGTGTGGCCGTCCCGCTCAATATTCGGCTAAGTGCAAAGGAACTGGTTTTCCAGCTCAACGACAGCGGCTCAAAGCTGATTTTTGCCGAAAAGGAGAATGCAGAGTTTGCGTCCTCCCTTGTTGAACAAAGCGAACTTCAGAGTTTCGAGTTTATGGAGGATTTATGGGAGGTTACTCAAACGAGCTTTACTAATGAGAATCCAATTGACGAGGAAGCTCCATACATTATCTGCTACACCTCCGGGACCACCGGCAAACCGAAAGGGGCCGTGCTGACACAGAGCAATATGTTCTGGAATGCGGTGAATAATAAGCTTGCGATCGATTTAACGTCAGAGGATCGCTGCATCGTGCTGCTTCCGCTGTTTCATATTGGGGGAATCGGGCTGTTTGCATTTCCGTCCCTGTTTTCAGGCGGAACCATTGTCATCCCTGGCAAGTTTGAGCCTGAAAAAGCGCTCGTGTTGATTGAAAAGCATATGGTGTCCATTGTGATGGGAGTTCCGACCATTCATCAGGCACTGCTGACAAGCCCATCATTCAAAACGGCTGATTTAAGCACAGTCCGCTGGTTCTATAATGGAGGAGCCCCATGTCCGCGTGAATTAATAGATGCCTATTTTGATAAAGGCTTCCTCTTCGGACAGGGCTTTGGAATGACGGAGACGTCTCCTACTCTATTTATGCTCACAAAAGAAGACGCACCGCGGAAAAGAGGGTCCATCGGCAAGCCGGTGTTATTTTCCGAATATAAGCTGATAGATTCAGAGGGCGAAGCTGCTCCAAAAGGTGAAGTTGGCGAGCTTGCGGTGAGAGGGCCAAATATCATGAAGGAATATTGGAACCGGCCTGATGCCACTGAGGATGCACTGAAAGATGGATGGCTTCTGACAGGGGATTTAGCCAAAACGGATGAAGAAGGGTTCCTATTCATTGTAGGCCGGAAGAAAGAAATGATTATTTCCGGCGGGGAAAATATCTACCCGCTTGAAGTGGAGCAAGTGATCAGTCAATTAAGAGATGTAGCTGAGGTTGCCGTGGTTGGGAATGCTGATCCACTTTGGGGTGAAGTGCCTGAAGCGTTTATTGTAAAAGAAAATGGAAGCGCTTTAACTGAAGATGATGTTGTTCAACACTGTCACGGGAATCTTGCAAAATATAAGATTCCAAAGAAAGTAACATTTTTAAACGAGCTCCCGAAAAATGCCACGGGAAAAATACAGAAAACACAACTTTTAGTAAGAGGGTGA